The following nucleotide sequence is from Brachyspira suanatina.
TAATGTAGGAGTCTTTGCATTATTAGCATATTTTAGTGGCGACTGTTCCCATAACTTATTAAAACCGCTGCATACATCTCCGCCTAATTCATCAGGATTGAAATAATAACCTATATCAGTAGTTCCAAAATCATCTATCCAATTTGATATAGAACGCTGAGAAGCTGCACATTTAAATCTGTCAGTATGCCCTATTATCCAGTTAACCATAAATCCGCCATAAGAACCGCCTGTTACACCTACTCTGCCTTTATCTATATTGGTATATTTTTCAAGAACAATATCAGTAAACTTCATTATATCTTCATAATCTATAGTTCCGTATATTCTTCTTATATCAGCGAATGCATTTCCTTTTCCTTCGCTTCCTCTAGGATTGCAGAAAAATACAAAATACCCCATATTAGCCCAAACCTGCATTTCATTAAAGAATATTTCTCCGTAAGCAGTTTTCGGCCCGCCATGTATATCAAGTATTGCAGGATATTTTTTATTAACATCATAATTTATAGGCTTTAATACCCAGCCATCTATTTCAAAATTATTAGGAGTCTTGAATGAAACTTTCTCCGGTATTGATAAACTTTTTTCTTTTAATATATCTTCATTAAAATGAGTTAATTGCTTTTCTGTTTCCTTATTAATACAATATATTTCTTCTAGTTTCAAATCTCTGAAAGCTATAAAATATATATCATCATTATTAGAAACATCAAAATAATTAACTGCTCCTTGTTTATTAGTTATATTTTTTATATTTCCTTTTAAATCTAAGCATTTAATATGAGCATTTTCATTTTCTGTGCCTATGAAATATATTTGATTTTTATAAACTCTAATATCCTTACCGCCTCCGAAGGAACAATCGGTTCCTATCATATTTCCAAGTCCATTATCATAATGATATACAAGATTAATATTATTATTTTCATCTATTAAATATAAACTGCTGTTTTCATTGAGTCCGTATTTTTTCATATCTGTCATAACAGAAATAATTTTTTCTTTATTATCATCATCGATTATAAAATCAGCGAAGTATATTGCATATTTATTATAATCTATAATATTTTTTTCTTTTATATTATTAATATCATTTATATCATATAAACGAAGTTCAGAAGTAGTAGGAGATTTATCTTTAAAAGAGTTTATAATACATAATACTTTACAGTCTTTATATTTAAAAGAATTAACATTACTGTATTCATCTGTAATGACAGTTAATTTATTTTCTTTTTTATTATAATGATAAAGTCTATCCCTTTTCTTGTTTGTTATACCTACATTATTAATCCAAAAAGGAATTTCATCAAATACTTCATAATCAATTTCTTCTTTAGCCCATTCTAAATAATTATCTTC
It contains:
- a CDS encoding alpha/beta hydrolase family protein, whose protein sequence is MENLNIKDFLKFNFLSNIDLSKDNKNLLFVKSNQDYENNNYISDAFIYNIEKNKIYKLTSVKDASLVSWLDNDTVIFKSSLRDEELKSKKDEEFIDYSLIYSININGGEAESLFNIELEVIDLYSIDENNFLIKAIYDINRDKKRKEDNYLEWAKEEIDYEVFDEIPFWINNVGITNKKRDRLYHYNKKENKLTVITDEYSNVNSFKYKDCKVLCIINSFKDKSPTTSELRLYDINDINNIKEKNIIDYNKYAIYFADFIIDDDNKEKIISVMTDMKKYGLNENSSLYLIDENNNINLVYHYDNGLGNMIGTDCSFGGGKDIRVYKNQIYFIGTENENAHIKCLDLKGNIKNITNKQGAVNYFDVSNNDDIYFIAFRDLKLEEIYCINKETEKQLTHFNEDILKEKSLSIPEKVSFKTPNNFEIDGWVLKPINYDVNKKYPAILDIHGGPKTAYGEIFFNEMQVWANMGYFVFFCNPRGSEGKGNAFADIRRIYGTIDYEDIMKFTDIVLEKYTNIDKGRVGVTGGSYGGFMVNWIIGHTDRFKCAASQRSISNWIDDFGTTDIGYYFNPDELGGDVCSGFNKLWEQSPLKYANNAKTPTLFIHSEEDYRCYQSQAFQMFTALKYYGVESRICLFKGENHELSRSGKPKHRLRRLKEITDWFEKYLK